A genomic segment from Syngnathus scovelli strain Florida chromosome 3, RoL_Ssco_1.2, whole genome shotgun sequence encodes:
- the lrp13 gene encoding very low-density lipoprotein receptor isoform X1, whose product MAVYLYLFAALLQLTAPLQAAESSPLKCSRGSMQCKDGSLCVLYSHVCDGEPDCQDESDEENCELTCNDDQFQCAHGKKCIDKNEVCDDVLQCQDGSDELHCSKRDGCVHMCDNNNRCLSASLLCDAEKDCLDGTDEANCGKFLTKKKCLESFPYHILDCELEGVNEGTSSTTTHPVKFVSEPIKCSLGSKPCKDNSDCVLFNHVCDGEDDCNDGSDEEECLSTCGQDQFQCAHGKKCIEKNQVCDGVPQCQDRSDEQKCAKYMEGCSHHCDDGSRCIPESFLCDGERDCFDGTDETDCVKDCSGSEFRCSSGQCVSATLHCDGHPDCWDRSDEERCVRAPVCITKHHCPQSKECLVQQWLCDGEQDCKDGTDEKDCSDIGPLSCGNYQWSCKSKTMCIPVTWRCDGTKDCPDGSDETECGLVACLPHLFQCGSLECVDLSLVCNGIKNCADGSDEDGSCQINCAEADINRCSQGCFSTPQGPKCHCALGYTLLEDKMTCADVDECKDHRSDVCSHLCINTPGSYKCDCHGGYVMDADGHTCKIKGEPFLLSSVQTDIFMYGLRSGSLNVLSSSAKKIILSLDYDWHERVAFWVSLDTDSIRWSSLEQKTTGTLIKGVQADSLALDWLGRNLYWIDGENSQIVAMKMSAGSSSYSVILDEDLDQPHSLALLPEKGLMFWTDIGNVVKIERAGMDGSERRAVVNSSLGWPGGVALDALAERVYWTDKRLKAIGSATLDGDDIRILQMKETANPFALAVFNDMLYWSDAERRVVQAAHKMTGKNVRVLLKRPRQPFGIKIIHPILQQRRNNPCKIDCSHLCVLAPGLKAVCKCPSNLILAEDGLTCTNLIDTAFLLLLSSSTVTKIYLQTRHTSQELKGWPEHTALQVPSVNEAAIMDYSLHNNTLLLADDGTTSLRAFKLEDLNLAFEGQLLKLRSDTITAMALDWVTFNIYWSSSKQPRLHVSSSSGVYTTVLIKDGIGVVRSIALHPPRGSVCFTNQVLQDANPVATVECANMDGAERRVVWKNGVQPNSLVFSTDGASILWADTSLHVIGSVQLDGSGYKELKVADGLAAVALSEDTLIWMTVSDKIRLWYNDDQQQNKLWFEVGTEVISMKAFSKSSETGSNQCEVKNGNCQHLCLATPNGRTCKCTHDYISVNATHCAPEQRCPAGSKSCLDQLSCQFEDKFCDGHVDCSDHSDENCVDLKPKSGVTVPVPTQSTTSWTATSPKPLSGFSTATNGSKPLLKLNDETCSQIRCSGKGHCVEISKETTCVCSMGYSGDSCQDRALPVPIVFGVAGLCAVVIIAVTAVMIKWRKSARSRGANPEAAKETSMTDLDGKTTVTPTETSVSDHEKKEEAVSGN is encoded by the exons ATGGCCGTATACTTGTATCTTTTTGCAGCGTTGTTGCAGTTAACGGCTCCTCTGCAAGCAG CTGAAAGCAGTCCTTTAAAGTGCAGCCGAGGCTCCATGCAATGCAAGGATGGTTCTCTGTGTGTGCTCTATAGTCATGTATGCGATGGGGAGCCTGACTGTCAAGATGAATCTGATGAAGAGAATTGCGAACTAACTTGTAACGATG ACCAATTTCAGTGTGCCCATGGAAAGAAGTGCATTGACAAAAATGAAGTGTGTGACGATGTACTCCAGTGTCAGGACGGGTCGGATGAATTGCATTGTTCAAAACGAGACGGCTGTGTTCACATGTGTGACAACAACAATCGCTGCTTATCCGCATCCTTGCTATGTGATGCAGAAAAGGACTGTTTAGATGGAACAGATGAGGCAAATTGTGGTAagtttttaacaaaaaaaaaatgtctggaatCATTTCCGTATCACATTCTCGACTGTGAATTAGAGGGTGTAAATGAAGGGACCAGTTCAACCACCACACATCCGGTCAAGTTTGTATCTGAACCGATCAAGTGCTCTTTGGGTTCCAAACCCTGTAAAGACAACAGCGATTGTGTCCTCTTCAACCATGTCTGTGATGGAGAAGATGACTGCAATGATGGCTCAGATGAAGAGGAATGCTTATCTACTTGTGGACAGG ACCAGTTTCAGTGTgcccatggtaaaaagtgcattGAAAAGAATCAAGTGTGCGATGGTGTACCTCAGTGTCAGGACCGCTCTGACGAACAGAAATGTGCCAAATACATGGAGGGCTGCTCTCATCACTGTGATGACGGGAGCCGCTGCATACCTGAAAGTTTCCTTTGTGATGGGGAGCGCGACTGTTTTGATGGCACTGATGAGACTGACTGTG TTAAGGACTGCAGTGGAAGCGAGTTTAGGTGCAGCAGTGGTCAGTGTGTATCAGCTACACTGCATTGTGACGGCCACCCAGACTGTTGGGATCGCTCGGATGAAGAAAGATGCGTCAGAGCACCAGTCTGCATAACCAAGCATCATTGCCCTCAGAGCAAAGAGTGCCTGGTTCAGCAGTGGCTCTGCGATGGAGAACAGGACTGCAAAGATGGCACAGATGAAAAG GATTGTTCTGACATTGGACCCCTGAGCTGTGGTAATTATCAATGGTCATGCAAATCAAAGACTATGTGTATACCTGTGACCTGGAGGTGTGACGGCACAAAAGATTGTCCTGATGGAAGTGATGAAACAGAGT GCGGGTTGGTTGCATGTCTTCCTCACCTGTTCCAATGTGGCAGTCTGGAGTGTGTGGATCTCTCCCTGGTGTGCAATGGAATAAAAAATTGTGCAGATGGTTCCGATGAGGATGGGAGCTGTCAGATAAACTGTGCCGAAGCAGATATCAATCGCTGCTCCCAGGGTTGTTTCAGCACACCACAGGGTCCG AAATGTCACTGTGCATTAGGCTACACACTCCTTGAAGATAAAATGACGTGTGCTGATGTTGATGAGTGCAAAGACCACCGCTCAGATGTGTGCAGTCATCTGTGTATAAACACCCCGGGCTCCTACAAGTGTGACTGTCACGGAGGCTACGTGATGGACGCCGATGGACACACCTGCAAAATCAAGG GAGAACCCTTTCTGTTGTCGTCAGTCCAAACGGATATCTTCATGTATGGCTTGCGCAGTGGCAGCTTGAATGTCTTGTCCTCCTCTGCCAAGAAGATAATTTTATCTCTAGACTACGACTGGCACGAAAGAGTGGCGTTTTGGGTCAGCCTCGACACGGATAGTATCAGATGGTCCTCTCTGGAGCAAAAGACTACAGGGACGCTAATAAAAG GAGTGCAAGCAGATTCTTTAGCTCTGGACTGGCTTGGGAGAAACCTGTACTGGATCGATGGTGAGAATAGTCAAATTGTTGCCATGAAGATGTCTGCAGGCAGTTCGTCATACAGCGTTATCCTGGACGAAGACCTGGATCAGCCACATTCTCTTGCACTATTACCAGAAAAGGG GCTGATGTTCTGGACTGACATTGGCAACGTGGTCAAGATTGAAAGGGCTGGAATGGATGGCTCAGAGAGGCGAGCAGTGGTTAACTCCAGTTTAGGTTGGCCAGGTGGTGTGGCGCTAGACGCTCTTGCTGAAAGAGTCTACTGGACAGATAAGAGGCTAAAGGCAATCGGGTCTGCAACGCTTGATGGAGATGACATTAGG aTCCTCCAGATGAAAGAAACGGCCAATCCTTTTGCCTTAGCCGTGTTCAATGATATGCTCTACTGGTCTGATGCCGAGAGACGAGTGGTACAGGCAGCCCATAAAATGACTGGCAAAAATGTTCGTGTTCTCTTGAAGAGACCAAGACAACCATTTGGTATAAAG ATTATTCACCCCATATTACAGCAAAGAAGAAATAATCCTTGCAAGATAGACTGTTCGCACTTGTGTGTTTTGGCCCCTGGGCTCAAAGCTGTATGCAAGTGTCCCTCCAATCTTATACTTGCTGAAGATGGTCTGACTTGCACCAACTTGATTGACACAGCCTTCCTGTTGCTGTTATCTTCCTCCACTGTCACCAAG ATTTACCTGCAGACCCGACACACTTCACAGGAGCTAAAAGGCTGGCCTGAACACACAGCTCTGCAGGTACCAAGTGTCAATGAAGCGGCAATAATGGACTACAGCCTCCATAACAACACCCTCCTTTTGGCTGATGATGGGACAACCTCCCTCCGCGCCTTCAAACTTGAGGACTTGAATTTGGCCTTTGAAGGTCAACTTCTTAAGCTTCGTAGTGACACAATCACCGCTATGGCCTTGGACTGGGTAACCTTCAATATCTATTGGAGCAGCAGCAAGCAACCCCGCTTGCATGTCAGCTCCAGCAGTGGAGTATATACAACTGTGTTGATAAAGGATGGGATCGGTGTGGTGCGGTCCATTGCCCTTCACCCACCCAGGGGCAGTGTGTGTTTCACCAATCAGGTTCTGCAAGATGCAAACCCAGTAGCTACTGTAGAGTGCGCCAACATGGATGGTGCTGAGAGAAGAGTAGTGTGGAAAAATGGTGTCCAACCAAACTCTTTGGTCTTCTCCACTGATGGCGCAAGTATTCTCTGGGCTGACACAA gtctACATGTGATTGGGTCTGTTCAACTAGATGGGTCTGGGTACAAAGAATTAAAGGTAGCTGATGGCTTGGCTGCTGTTGCTCTCAGTGAAGACACGCTGATCTGGATGACTGTCAGTG ATAAAATCAGGCTCTGGTACAATGATGACCAGCAGCAGAACAAGTTGTGGTTTGAGGTTGGCACCGAAGTTATTAGCATGAAGGCTTTTAGCAAATCTAGTGAGACTG GCTCTAACCAGTGTGAAGTAAAGAATGGCAACTGCCAGCACCTGTGTCTGGCCACCCCAAACGGTCGAACATGCAAGTGCACCCATGACTACATTAGTGTGAACGCTACCCACTGTGCTCCCGAGCAGCGCTGTCCAGCCGGAAGCAAATCTTGTCTAGATCAACTTTCCTGCCAGTTTGAGGACAAGTTTTGTGATGGACATGTAGACTGCTCCGACCATTCGGACGAGAACT GTGTCGACTTAAAACCCAAATCTGGAGTCACGGTACCCGTGCCCACCCAATCAACCACCTCCTGGACTGCGACATCACCTAAGCCTCTCTCTGGTTTTAGCACGGCCACAAATGGCAGCAAACCGCTTTTAAAGTTGAACGATGAAACGTGTAGCCAGATACGCTGCAGTGGAAAGGGTCACTGTGTTGAGATCAGTAAAGAAACAACTTGTGTGTGTTCAATGGGCTACAGTGGTGATTCCTGTCAAGACAGAGCCCTGCCAGTTCCCATTGTCTTTGGAGTAGCTGGCCTCTGTGCAGTGGTGATCATTGCTGTGACTGCCGTCATGATAAAGTGGAGGAAGAGTGCCCGCTCCAG GGGGGCTAATCCAGAAGCAGCGAAGGAAACTAGTATGACTGACCTAGATGGCAAAACTACAGTGACTCCAACAGAGACTTCAGTATCAGACCATGAAAAAAAAGAG GAAGCTGTGTCTGGGAATTAA
- the lrp13 gene encoding very low-density lipoprotein receptor isoform X2 produces the protein MAVYLYLFAALLQLTAPLQAAESSPLKCSRGSMQCKDGSLCVLYSHVCDGEPDCQDESDEENCELTCNDDQFQCAHGKKCIDKNEVCDDVLQCQDGSDELHCSKRDGCVHMCDNNNRCLSASLLCDAEKDCLDGTDEANCEGVNEGTSSTTTHPVKFVSEPIKCSLGSKPCKDNSDCVLFNHVCDGEDDCNDGSDEEECLSTCGQDQFQCAHGKKCIEKNQVCDGVPQCQDRSDEQKCAKYMEGCSHHCDDGSRCIPESFLCDGERDCFDGTDETDCVKDCSGSEFRCSSGQCVSATLHCDGHPDCWDRSDEERCVRAPVCITKHHCPQSKECLVQQWLCDGEQDCKDGTDEKDCSDIGPLSCGNYQWSCKSKTMCIPVTWRCDGTKDCPDGSDETECGLVACLPHLFQCGSLECVDLSLVCNGIKNCADGSDEDGSCQINCAEADINRCSQGCFSTPQGPKCHCALGYTLLEDKMTCADVDECKDHRSDVCSHLCINTPGSYKCDCHGGYVMDADGHTCKIKGEPFLLSSVQTDIFMYGLRSGSLNVLSSSAKKIILSLDYDWHERVAFWVSLDTDSIRWSSLEQKTTGTLIKGVQADSLALDWLGRNLYWIDGENSQIVAMKMSAGSSSYSVILDEDLDQPHSLALLPEKGLMFWTDIGNVVKIERAGMDGSERRAVVNSSLGWPGGVALDALAERVYWTDKRLKAIGSATLDGDDIRILQMKETANPFALAVFNDMLYWSDAERRVVQAAHKMTGKNVRVLLKRPRQPFGIKIIHPILQQRRNNPCKIDCSHLCVLAPGLKAVCKCPSNLILAEDGLTCTNLIDTAFLLLLSSSTVTKIYLQTRHTSQELKGWPEHTALQVPSVNEAAIMDYSLHNNTLLLADDGTTSLRAFKLEDLNLAFEGQLLKLRSDTITAMALDWVTFNIYWSSSKQPRLHVSSSSGVYTTVLIKDGIGVVRSIALHPPRGSVCFTNQVLQDANPVATVECANMDGAERRVVWKNGVQPNSLVFSTDGASILWADTSLHVIGSVQLDGSGYKELKVADGLAAVALSEDTLIWMTVSDKIRLWYNDDQQQNKLWFEVGTEVISMKAFSKSSETGSNQCEVKNGNCQHLCLATPNGRTCKCTHDYISVNATHCAPEQRCPAGSKSCLDQLSCQFEDKFCDGHVDCSDHSDENCVDLKPKSGVTVPVPTQSTTSWTATSPKPLSGFSTATNGSKPLLKLNDETCSQIRCSGKGHCVEISKETTCVCSMGYSGDSCQDRALPVPIVFGVAGLCAVVIIAVTAVMIKWRKSARSRGANPEAAKETSMTDLDGKTTVTPTETSVSDHEKKEEAVSGN, from the exons ATGGCCGTATACTTGTATCTTTTTGCAGCGTTGTTGCAGTTAACGGCTCCTCTGCAAGCAG CTGAAAGCAGTCCTTTAAAGTGCAGCCGAGGCTCCATGCAATGCAAGGATGGTTCTCTGTGTGTGCTCTATAGTCATGTATGCGATGGGGAGCCTGACTGTCAAGATGAATCTGATGAAGAGAATTGCGAACTAACTTGTAACGATG ACCAATTTCAGTGTGCCCATGGAAAGAAGTGCATTGACAAAAATGAAGTGTGTGACGATGTACTCCAGTGTCAGGACGGGTCGGATGAATTGCATTGTTCAAAACGAGACGGCTGTGTTCACATGTGTGACAACAACAATCGCTGCTTATCCGCATCCTTGCTATGTGATGCAGAAAAGGACTGTTTAGATGGAACAGATGAGGCAAATTGTG AGGGTGTAAATGAAGGGACCAGTTCAACCACCACACATCCGGTCAAGTTTGTATCTGAACCGATCAAGTGCTCTTTGGGTTCCAAACCCTGTAAAGACAACAGCGATTGTGTCCTCTTCAACCATGTCTGTGATGGAGAAGATGACTGCAATGATGGCTCAGATGAAGAGGAATGCTTATCTACTTGTGGACAGG ACCAGTTTCAGTGTgcccatggtaaaaagtgcattGAAAAGAATCAAGTGTGCGATGGTGTACCTCAGTGTCAGGACCGCTCTGACGAACAGAAATGTGCCAAATACATGGAGGGCTGCTCTCATCACTGTGATGACGGGAGCCGCTGCATACCTGAAAGTTTCCTTTGTGATGGGGAGCGCGACTGTTTTGATGGCACTGATGAGACTGACTGTG TTAAGGACTGCAGTGGAAGCGAGTTTAGGTGCAGCAGTGGTCAGTGTGTATCAGCTACACTGCATTGTGACGGCCACCCAGACTGTTGGGATCGCTCGGATGAAGAAAGATGCGTCAGAGCACCAGTCTGCATAACCAAGCATCATTGCCCTCAGAGCAAAGAGTGCCTGGTTCAGCAGTGGCTCTGCGATGGAGAACAGGACTGCAAAGATGGCACAGATGAAAAG GATTGTTCTGACATTGGACCCCTGAGCTGTGGTAATTATCAATGGTCATGCAAATCAAAGACTATGTGTATACCTGTGACCTGGAGGTGTGACGGCACAAAAGATTGTCCTGATGGAAGTGATGAAACAGAGT GCGGGTTGGTTGCATGTCTTCCTCACCTGTTCCAATGTGGCAGTCTGGAGTGTGTGGATCTCTCCCTGGTGTGCAATGGAATAAAAAATTGTGCAGATGGTTCCGATGAGGATGGGAGCTGTCAGATAAACTGTGCCGAAGCAGATATCAATCGCTGCTCCCAGGGTTGTTTCAGCACACCACAGGGTCCG AAATGTCACTGTGCATTAGGCTACACACTCCTTGAAGATAAAATGACGTGTGCTGATGTTGATGAGTGCAAAGACCACCGCTCAGATGTGTGCAGTCATCTGTGTATAAACACCCCGGGCTCCTACAAGTGTGACTGTCACGGAGGCTACGTGATGGACGCCGATGGACACACCTGCAAAATCAAGG GAGAACCCTTTCTGTTGTCGTCAGTCCAAACGGATATCTTCATGTATGGCTTGCGCAGTGGCAGCTTGAATGTCTTGTCCTCCTCTGCCAAGAAGATAATTTTATCTCTAGACTACGACTGGCACGAAAGAGTGGCGTTTTGGGTCAGCCTCGACACGGATAGTATCAGATGGTCCTCTCTGGAGCAAAAGACTACAGGGACGCTAATAAAAG GAGTGCAAGCAGATTCTTTAGCTCTGGACTGGCTTGGGAGAAACCTGTACTGGATCGATGGTGAGAATAGTCAAATTGTTGCCATGAAGATGTCTGCAGGCAGTTCGTCATACAGCGTTATCCTGGACGAAGACCTGGATCAGCCACATTCTCTTGCACTATTACCAGAAAAGGG GCTGATGTTCTGGACTGACATTGGCAACGTGGTCAAGATTGAAAGGGCTGGAATGGATGGCTCAGAGAGGCGAGCAGTGGTTAACTCCAGTTTAGGTTGGCCAGGTGGTGTGGCGCTAGACGCTCTTGCTGAAAGAGTCTACTGGACAGATAAGAGGCTAAAGGCAATCGGGTCTGCAACGCTTGATGGAGATGACATTAGG aTCCTCCAGATGAAAGAAACGGCCAATCCTTTTGCCTTAGCCGTGTTCAATGATATGCTCTACTGGTCTGATGCCGAGAGACGAGTGGTACAGGCAGCCCATAAAATGACTGGCAAAAATGTTCGTGTTCTCTTGAAGAGACCAAGACAACCATTTGGTATAAAG ATTATTCACCCCATATTACAGCAAAGAAGAAATAATCCTTGCAAGATAGACTGTTCGCACTTGTGTGTTTTGGCCCCTGGGCTCAAAGCTGTATGCAAGTGTCCCTCCAATCTTATACTTGCTGAAGATGGTCTGACTTGCACCAACTTGATTGACACAGCCTTCCTGTTGCTGTTATCTTCCTCCACTGTCACCAAG ATTTACCTGCAGACCCGACACACTTCACAGGAGCTAAAAGGCTGGCCTGAACACACAGCTCTGCAGGTACCAAGTGTCAATGAAGCGGCAATAATGGACTACAGCCTCCATAACAACACCCTCCTTTTGGCTGATGATGGGACAACCTCCCTCCGCGCCTTCAAACTTGAGGACTTGAATTTGGCCTTTGAAGGTCAACTTCTTAAGCTTCGTAGTGACACAATCACCGCTATGGCCTTGGACTGGGTAACCTTCAATATCTATTGGAGCAGCAGCAAGCAACCCCGCTTGCATGTCAGCTCCAGCAGTGGAGTATATACAACTGTGTTGATAAAGGATGGGATCGGTGTGGTGCGGTCCATTGCCCTTCACCCACCCAGGGGCAGTGTGTGTTTCACCAATCAGGTTCTGCAAGATGCAAACCCAGTAGCTACTGTAGAGTGCGCCAACATGGATGGTGCTGAGAGAAGAGTAGTGTGGAAAAATGGTGTCCAACCAAACTCTTTGGTCTTCTCCACTGATGGCGCAAGTATTCTCTGGGCTGACACAA gtctACATGTGATTGGGTCTGTTCAACTAGATGGGTCTGGGTACAAAGAATTAAAGGTAGCTGATGGCTTGGCTGCTGTTGCTCTCAGTGAAGACACGCTGATCTGGATGACTGTCAGTG ATAAAATCAGGCTCTGGTACAATGATGACCAGCAGCAGAACAAGTTGTGGTTTGAGGTTGGCACCGAAGTTATTAGCATGAAGGCTTTTAGCAAATCTAGTGAGACTG GCTCTAACCAGTGTGAAGTAAAGAATGGCAACTGCCAGCACCTGTGTCTGGCCACCCCAAACGGTCGAACATGCAAGTGCACCCATGACTACATTAGTGTGAACGCTACCCACTGTGCTCCCGAGCAGCGCTGTCCAGCCGGAAGCAAATCTTGTCTAGATCAACTTTCCTGCCAGTTTGAGGACAAGTTTTGTGATGGACATGTAGACTGCTCCGACCATTCGGACGAGAACT GTGTCGACTTAAAACCCAAATCTGGAGTCACGGTACCCGTGCCCACCCAATCAACCACCTCCTGGACTGCGACATCACCTAAGCCTCTCTCTGGTTTTAGCACGGCCACAAATGGCAGCAAACCGCTTTTAAAGTTGAACGATGAAACGTGTAGCCAGATACGCTGCAGTGGAAAGGGTCACTGTGTTGAGATCAGTAAAGAAACAACTTGTGTGTGTTCAATGGGCTACAGTGGTGATTCCTGTCAAGACAGAGCCCTGCCAGTTCCCATTGTCTTTGGAGTAGCTGGCCTCTGTGCAGTGGTGATCATTGCTGTGACTGCCGTCATGATAAAGTGGAGGAAGAGTGCCCGCTCCAG GGGGGCTAATCCAGAAGCAGCGAAGGAAACTAGTATGACTGACCTAGATGGCAAAACTACAGTGACTCCAACAGAGACTTCAGTATCAGACCATGAAAAAAAAGAG GAAGCTGTGTCTGGGAATTAA
- the LOC125994721 gene encoding oocyte zinc finger protein XlCOF6.1-like, with amino-acid sequence MSARTTAKYVEEKDRSRRQQEHLWLQPYVVLCRADISEAICPKQLEPERTRIKEEDVGKEVHHFNKQMEQKFLCTIKEEEEPERPCNKEEGEDSCDIKEEEDTCKMPLTGAPVKSLDECQQEVSKGAEPPSCSSSQPMTGEGDRDHCGGSRSAPPLDRLNVSSHVPAATAGDESHNKHRQCSQCGKCFAKNSVLKRHMQIHTGEKNFSCSVCGQKFSYKGQLKAHTRVHTGEKPFTCSVCGQKFRQRSHLQSHTKKHTGEKPFSCSVCGHRFSEKRALNFHSIIHTDEKPFSCSVCGQKLSHKLSLIIHTRIHTGEKPFSCSVCGQKFSHKSNLKSHTRIHTGEKPFSCAVCGQKFRQRAHLKSHTRIHTGEKPFSCSVCGKKYTHKVNLIKHTVAHT; translated from the exons ATGTctgcaaggaccacagcaaagtaCGTGGAGGAAAAGGACCGTAGTCGTCGACAACAGGAACATCTTTGGCTGCAGCCTTATGTTGTATTGTGCAGAGCAG acatcagtgaAGCTATTTGTCCGAAGCAGCTAGAGCCAGAGCGCACTcgcattaaagaggaagatgtgGGCAAAGAGGTCCATCACTTCAATAAACAAATGGAGCAGAAGTTTCTTTGCACcataaaagaggaggaagagccggAGCGGCCTTGTAAtaaagaggagggagaggactcgtgcgacattaaagaggaggaggatactTGCAAGATGCCATTGACTGGTGCTCCTGTGAAGAGTTTAGATGAGTGTCAACAGGAGGTGAGCAAAGGGGCGGAGCctccaagctgcagctcaagtcaaCCAATGACCGGAGAAGGTGATAGAGACCACTGTGGAGGATCACGATCAGCTCCACCATTAGATAGATTAAATGTGTCGTCACATGttcctgctgctactgctggagATGAGTCTCACAACAAACACAGGCAATGTTCTCAGTGTGGGAAGTGTTTTGCTAAGAACAGTGTTTTGAAACGACACATGCAAATCCACACAGGAGAGAAAaacttttcctgctcagtttgtggccaaaaattctcttatAAGGGACAGTTGAAAGCTCATACAAgagtccacactggcgagaaaccttttacatgctcagtttgtggccaaaaattcagaCAGAGGTCACATTTAcaaagtcacacaaaaaaacacactggcgagaaacctttttcatgctcagtttgtggccatagATTTTCAGAGAAGAGAGCTCTAAATTTTCATTCCATAATCCACACtgacgagaaacctttttcatgctcagtttgtggccaaaaattatcTCACAAGCTAAGCTTAATCatacacacaagaatccacactggtgagaaacctttttcatgctcagtttgtggccaaaaattcagtCACAAGTCAAACTTAAAAagtcacacaagaatccacactggcgagaaacctttttcatgcgcagtgtgtgGTCAAAAATTCAGACAGAGGGCACATTTAAAAagtcacacaagaatccacactggcgagaaacctttttcctgctcagtttgtggcaaaaaatacACTCACAAGGTAAACTTAATCAAGCACACAGTAGCCCACACTTAA
- the LOC125994720 gene encoding zinc finger protein OZF-like: MLQEMLRERLIAAADEIYGLFEKTIVSYEEQLARAREENEQQRRQMEDICKSQTTLQPQDVWQLIGHGEDFAPQPWWGSSSLEHPQPHHVKEERADPEPPAFKEEEDNAQPRLLKEGEKEEADVSLTVLAVESDRNDDNVAEGSWLPRHGPSREHRGGAPAEQLMASLSHCDDTQATIDTDSEGEKETTPDEKNAQTGERSRAHNERFRCSVCGQGFLYESTLKIHKLKHTGEKSFSCSLCGESYSYRYNLNVHMKKHRGEKAFSCPVCGRFFNQKENWTTHMQTHREENNLKCSVCDQIFPDEAMLETHMRTHTREKPFTCSICDKGFSYKGDLKRHTRTHTGEKPFSCSVCGKGFITRPNLNVHMWKHTGEKPFTCTICGEKFAQKITLIAHSATHTGKKPFTCSVCARSFSYKHGLTAHMRKHTGEMKL, translated from the exons ATGTTGCAGGAGATGTTGAGGGAGCGGCTCATTGCGGCTGCTGATGAAATCTATGGGCTGTTTGAAAAAACCATCGTGTCGTACGAAGAGCAACTCGCTCGTGCGAGAGAGGAGAACGAGCAGCAACGACGACAAATGGAAGATATTTGCAAGTCTCAAACGACACTGCAACCCCAAG ATGTTTGGCAGCTGATTGGTCACGGAGAAGACTTTGCCCCACAACCTTGGTGGGGAAGCTCTTCTCTGGAGCATCCTCAGCCCCATCATGTCAAGGAGGAAAGAGCAGATCCAGAGCCTCCCGCCTTcaaggaggaagaggacaaTGCACAGCCTCGACTTTTGAAAGAAGGAGAAAAGGAAGAGGCTGACGTTTCTCTCACTGTTCTGGCTGTGGAGAGCGACAGGAATGACGACAACGTGGCCGAAGGCTCATGGCTTCCTCGTCATGGTCCAAGTAGAGAGCACCGTGGAGGAGCGCCGGCAGAGCAGCTCATGGCATCACTGTCACACTGTGACGACACGCAAGCTACAATTGACACAGACAGCGAGGGTGAAAAAGAGACGACTCCTGACGAGAAAAATGCTCAAACAGGCGAGAGATCTCGTGCTCACAACGAACGTTTCCGCTGCTCCGTTTGTGGTCAAGGATTTCTTTATGAGAGCACTTTGAAAATACACAAGCTGAAACACACGGGAGAAAAATCCTTTTCGTGTTCCCTGTGTGGCGAAAGCTACTCTTACCGCTACAATTTGAACGTACACATGAAGAAGCACAGGGGAGAAAAAGCGTTTAGTTGTCCAGTCTGCGGTAGGTTTTTTAACCAAAAGGAAAATTGGActacacacatgcaaacacacagggaagaaaataatttgaaatgctCTGTTTGTGACCAAATATTTCCCGATGAGGCCATGTTGGAAACACACATGAGAACGCACACGAGAGAAAAACCTTTCACATGCTCCATTTGTGATAAAGGTTTTTCTTACAAGGGCGATTTGAAAAGGCACACAAGGACACACACAGGAGAAAAACCCTTtagctgctcagtttgtggcaaaggTTTTATAACGCGGCCAAATTTGAACGTACACATGTGGAAacacacgggagaaaaacctTTCACTTGTACAATTTGCGGTGAGAAATTTGCTCAGAAGATCACGTTGATTGCGCACTCAGCAACGCACACGGGAAAAAAACCTTTCACGTGCTCAGTTTGTGCAAGAAGCTTTTCGTATAAGCACGGTTTGACTGCACACATGCGGAAACACACCGGAGAAATGAAATTGTAG